The Manis javanica isolate MJ-LG chromosome 4, MJ_LKY, whole genome shotgun sequence genome contains a region encoding:
- the LOC108408115 gene encoding olfactory receptor 2A7-like, with product MQDFLWGNHSSLTEFILLGFSRNPKINFILFSVFLFFYLITLLGNGLIITLIRMDSRLHTPMYFFLSVLSILDLGYVTTTVPQMLIHLVCKKKTISYVGCVAQMYVFLMLGITESWLFAVMAYDRYMAICHPLRYKVIMSPLLCGSMVVFCGFWGISCALIYTVSAMILPYCGPNEINHFFCEVPAVLKLACADTSLNDQVDFILGFILLLVPLSLIIIVYINIFATILRIRSAQGQLKAFSTCASHITVVTMFSIPCMVMYMRPGSEASPEEDKKLALFYNVISAFLNPIIYSLRNKDVKRAFVKVIGWGKTPE from the coding sequence ATGCAAGACTTCCTCTGGGGAAACCACAGCTCTCTTACAGAGTTCATTCTTCTAGGATTCTCTCGTAACCCAAAGATAAATTTTATTCTCTTCagtgttttcctcttcttttaccTCATCACCCTTCTGGGCAATGGGCTCATTATTACCTTGATACGCATGGACTCTCGCCTCCACACACCAATGTACTTTTTCCTCAGTGTCCTATCCATTCTGGATTTGGGCTATGTCACCACCACAGTGCCCCAGATGCTGATACACCTGGTTTGCAAGAAGAAGACCATCTCCTATGTTGGATGTGTGGCCCAGATGTACGTCTTCCTGATGCTAGGAATCACAGAGTCTTGGCTTTTTGCAGTCATGGCTTATGACAGGTATATGGCCATTTGCCATCCCCTAAGGTATAAAGTCATCATGAGCCCTTTGCTGTGTGGGTCAATGGTGGTTTTCTGTGGATTCTGGGGTATCAGCTGTGCTCTGATATATACTGTCTCTGCTATGATTCTTCCCTATTGTGGCCCCAATGAGATCAACCACTTCTTTTGTGAAGTACCTGCAGTCTTGAAGTTGGCTTGTGCAGACACATCTCTCAATGACCAGGTGGACTTCATCTTGGGCTTCATCCTTCTGTTGGTCCCACTCTCCCTCATCATCATTGTTTACATCAATATCTTTGCCACCATCTTGAGGATCCGCTCAGCCCAAGGGCAACTCAAGGCCTTTTCCACCTGTGCCTCCCACATTACTGTGGTCACTATGTTCTCTATCCCATGTATGGTTATGTATATGAGACCTGGCTCTGAGGCCTCCCCAGAAGAGGACAAGAAGCTGGCTCTATTCTACAATGTCATCTCTGCCTTCCTCAACCCCATAAtctacagccttagaaacaaagATGTGAAGAGGGCTTTCGTCAAAGTGATAGGCTGGGGCAAAACACCAGAATGA